In Paramormyrops kingsleyae isolate MSU_618 chromosome 5, PKINGS_0.4, whole genome shotgun sequence, one DNA window encodes the following:
- the LOC111845186 gene encoding sterol regulatory element-binding protein 2-like: protein MDKKQYLSVENMDPALSELAEEFSLGDIDEMLQFVSNQVGDFPDIFEDQYLRGSAKNGEASAPQPATPAPPPAALPPSLTATTVQCLTPPQTPVQVVAPKLLPVRPSPVLHPRPQSILHLQPQQIHKVALQTQAVPAHSPGFAVQTQPVPLQSHAQAQTVMFAPSLTTASQPQFIQSSVVYHQTPTPGFQVLQPQVQNIVASPQVQPMAFQHQGVLTPANQTIQTVTTAQPVVHAVPQHIQQVPVLVHQPQIIKTDSLVLTTLKSDATQVLPTMHNPPSITALTTPIQTTSLQVPTLMSSNILTTLPVVVGGGDKQVAPVICQGGSIAMATQDQGAGLGVSLGSGVVMEGERKTTHNIIEKRYRSSINDKIVELRDLVMGNDAKMHKSGVLRKSIDYIKYLQQVNRKLRQENMTLKMAKQKSKSIRRVENVLMKPERVTMSPPFSDSDSNSSCQLSPYCVDSESGTPMSEHELVKSEPDSPASLAVMDRSRLLLCCLTFLCLSLNPLPSLLRFGEQGGVSWSSLEDGRGSSRVVLSHPNPSQTFPGWLWRLLPWVCMWLLSGVGAVWGCVRVLYLWEPVTPLHSPKSFCFWRHRKQADLHLYRGNFPAAEASLQTCLSLLSRTLPTNHLDLTCSLCWNVIRYCLFWPHPLRQLVHWIGGDREWEESQTSSRDAALVYHSLSQLQLTGMLPQHGALWGLCLSLNAVNLSEGAQGKVSPAQLAEIYVNAAIALKATLGRRCSFLPAYMLSRAQNTACQSDCRPHPDWLHWLSTPLGRQFFLSCDWSVRSSSLEDMYTSQRDPADSISQLHRCFCQKLLERAVWALIQPRPQMAVQENDSGEIFSALERLQLVDSCTEETRTPSVSSSPTVGDPLCRWWVAVLKAASHWLQGDDVAASTSLAGAERMPRVLHELSHPLPKAVLQMCKAARLSLTVPSSQGALACLSHCDQAGGHLCAGSSVALVQTGDRLSKGVELLVCDFLLTLRTMVWQRGCIPGGDPGPVSSYQLAGFQRDLSSMRRLGQYCKQAQGKLFLHETTVRLMAGASPMRTHRLLDHTLRRPTPSRSCGAEGALGEQERARAILLACSHLPVPLLPPPGQGARLLSEAKRTLERAGDRRSLRDCQRVLLRLGGGTAMAAS from the exons AGATGCTCCAGTTTGTCAGCAACCAAGTAGGAGACTTCCCTGACATCTTTGAAGATCAGTATCTCAGAGGCTCTGCTAAGAATGGGGAAGCCAGTGCTCCACAGCCAGCCacccctgctcctcctccagccgCCCTCCCGCCCAGCCTCACCGCGACCACCGTCCAGTGCCTCACCCCACCCCAAACCCCCGTACAGGTCGTGGCCCCCAAGCTGCTGCCGGTGCGTCCCTCTCCTGTCCTCCACCCGCGGCCTCAGTCCATCCTGCACCTGCAGCCTCAGCAGATCCACAAGGTGGCGCTCCAGACACAGGCCGTCCCGGCTCACAGCCCAGGGTTTGCCGTGCAGACTCAGCCCGTGCCGCTTCAGAGCCACGCTCAGGCTCAGACGGTGATGTTCGCCCCCAGCCTGACCACGGCCTCCCAGCCCCAGTTCATCCAGAGCTCTGTTGTCTACCACCAGACTCCCACCCCTGGTTTCCAAG TTCTACAGCCGCAGGTGCAGAACATCGTTGCGTCACCACAGGTGCAGCCAATGGCATTCCAGCATCAGGGAGTCCTGACACCGGCCAATCAGACCATCCAGACTGTGACCACGGCGCAGCCGGTGGTACACGCGGTACCACAACACATACAGCAGGTTCCG GTCCTGGTGCACCAACCCCAAATAATAAAGACAGACTCTCTTGTTCTCACAACTCTGAAATCTGACGCGACTCAGGTTTTGCCCACCATGCATAACCCACCCAGTATCACTGCACTGACTACCCCCATCCAGACCACCTCCCTGCAAGTTCCG ACCCTAATGAGCAGCAATATCCTCACCACTCTGCCGGTAGTGGTGGGCGGCGGAGACAAACAGGTGGCCCCGGTGATTTGCCAGGGGGGGAGCATTGCCATGGCGACGCAAGACCAAGGAGCTGGGCTGGGGGTGAGCCTAGGCTCAGGGGTCGTGATGGAGGGCGAGAGGAAGACCACACACAACATCATTGAGAAGAGGTACCGCTCCTCAATTAACGACAAGATCGTCGAGCTGAGAGACCTGGTTATGGGGAACGACGCCAAG ATGCACAAGTCGGGGGTCTTGCGGAAGTCCATCGATTACATTAAGTACCTTCAGCAAGTCAACCGTAAATTACGCCAGGAAAATATGACCCTCAAGATGGCCAAGCAGAAGAGCA AGTCAATACGCCGGGTTGAGAATGTGCTGATGAAGCCAGAAAGGGTAACGATGTCCCCACCTTTCTCTGACTCGGACTCAAACTCCTCATGCCAGTTGTCCCCGTACTGCGTCGACTCAGAGTCAGGGACTCCTATGTCGGAGCACGAGCTG GTGAAGAGTGAGCCAGATTCGCCGGCCTCGCTGGCAGTGATGGACCGATCTCGCCTTCTCCTCTGCTGCCTCACCTTCCTCTGCCTGTCCCTCAATCCCCTCCCCTCACTCCTCAGGTTTGGGGAGCAGGGCGGGGTGAGCTGGTCCTCATTAGAAGATGGGCGTGGATCCTCCAGGGTGGTACTGAGTCATCCCAATCCAAGCCAGACCTTCC CTGGCTGGCTCTGGAGACTCCTGCCCTGGGTGTGCATGTGGCTGCTGAGCGGCGTGGGCGCCGTCTGGGGCTGCGTCAGGGTGCTGTACCTCTGGGAGCCGGTCACCCCCCTGCACTCGCCCAAATCCTTCTGCTTCTGGAGGCACCGCAAACAGGCCGACCTGCATTTGTACAGG GGCAACTTCCCCGCTGCAGAAGCCAGCTTACagacctgcctgtctctcctgtCCAGGACCCTTCCAACCAACCATCTTGACTTGACCTGTTCGCTCTGCTGGAATGTGATTCGCTACTGCCTGTTCTGGCCGCACCCCTTGCGTCAGCTGGTTCACTGGATTGGAGGGGACCGTGAGTGGGAGGAGTCTCAGACCAGCTCCAGGGACGCAGCTCTGGTGTATCACAGTCTCAGCCAGCTTCAGCTCACAG GCATGCTGCCCCAGCACGGTGCCCTGTGGGGACTCTGCCTGTCCCTCAACGCTGTGAATCTGAGTGAAGGTGCCCAGGGGAAGGTGTCTCCAGCCCAACTGGCAGAAATCTACGTCAACGCTGCCATCGCGCTCAAGGCCACACTGGGGCGCCGCTGCTCCTTCCTGCCT GCTTACATGCTGAGCCGAGCACAGAACACGGCCTGTCAGTCAGACTGCAGGCCCCACCCCGATTGGCTGCACTGGCTCTCCACACCATTGGGAAGACAGTTCTTCCTGAGCTGTGATTGGTCTGTCAGGTCCAGCAGCCTGGAGGACATGTATACTTCTCAGAGAGACCCAG CGGACTCCATTTCCCAGCTGCACCGCTGTTTCTGTCAGAAGCTTCTGGAGCGGGCTGTGTGGGCGCTCATCCAGCCCCGCCCCCAAATGGCCGTGCAGGAGAACGACAGCGG GGAGATCTTCAGTGCCTTGGAGCGTCTTCAGCTTGTGGACAGCTGCACGGAGGAGACACGCACaccttctgtctcctcctcacCCACAG TTGGAGACCCCTTGTGCAGGTGGTGGGTGGCCGTCCTAAAGGCGGCTTCCCATTGGCTGCAGGGTGACGACGTGGCCGCGAGCACGTCCCTAGCAGGTGCCGAGCGCATGCCCAGAGTTCTGCACGAGCTCAG CCATCCTTTACCCAAAGCCGTGCTGCAGATGTGCAAGGCTGCACGGCTGAGCCTGACCGTGCCGAGCAGCCAGGGGGCACTGGCGTGCCTGTCCCACTGTGATCAGGCCGGTGGGCATCTCTGTGCTGGCAGTTCTGTGGCTCTGGTTCAAACTGGCGACAGGCTCAGTAAG GGGGTAGAGCTCCTGGTGTGTGACTTCCTGCTCACCCTGAGGACCATGGTGTGGCAGCGTGGCTGCATCCCTGGTGGCGATCCAGGCCCTGTTTCCTCCTACCAGCTAGCTGGCTTCCAGAGGGACCTCAGCTCAATGCGCCGACTGGGCCAGTACTGCAAACAAGCACAGGGCAAG CTGTTTCTGCACGAGACGACCGTGCGGCTGATGGCGGGGGCCAGTCCCATGCGCACTCACCGGCTACTGGACCACACCCTGAGGCGGCCGACTCCCTCCCGCAGCTGCGGTGCAG AAGGTGCCCTGGGTGAGCAGGAGAGGGCCCGTGCCATCCTACTGGCCTGCAGCCACCTACCTGTGccgctgctgccccccccagggCAGGGAGCGCGGCTGCTGTCGGAGGCCAAGCGCACACTGGAGCGCGCGGGGGACCGGCGATCTCTGCGTGACTGCCAGCGAGTGCTGctgcggctgggggggggcaccgccATGGCCGCCTCTTGA